From a single Calonectris borealis chromosome 19, bCalBor7.hap1.2, whole genome shotgun sequence genomic region:
- the CRK gene encoding adapter molecule crk isoform X6, protein MAGQFDSEDRASWYWGRLSRAEAVSLLQGQRHGTFLVRDSGTIPGDFVLSVSESSRVSHYIVNSLGPAGGRRAGGEGPGAPGLNPTRFRIGDQEFDSLPSLLEFYKIHYLDTTTLIEPVSRSRQNSGVILRQEEAEYVRALFDFNGNDEEDLPFKKGDILRIRDKPEEQWWNAEDSEGKRGMIPVPYVEKYRPSSASVSTLIGGNQDSSHPQPLGGPEPGPYAQPSINTPLPNLQNGPIYARVIQKRVPNAYDKTALALEQNSAILTLPKRSTWNKTTAYRSLHMNLQFCFEAYGKYLVGELVKVTKINVSGQWEGECNGRRGHFPFTHVRLLDQQNPDEDFS, encoded by the exons ATGGCCGGGCAGTTCGACTCCGAGGACCGGGCGAGCTGGTACTGGGGGCGGCTGAGCCGGGCCGAGGCGGTGTCGCTGCTGCAGGGGCAACGCCACGGGACCTTCCTGGTGCGCGACTCGGGCACCATCCCCGGCGACTTCGTGCTCTCGGTGTCCGAGAGCTCCCGCGTTTCGCACTACATCGTCAACAGCCTGGGGCCGGCGGGAGGCCGACGGGCCGGCGGCGAGGGCCCTGGGGCCCCGG GGTTGAATCCCACCAGATTTCGAATAGGTGACCAAGAGTTTGATTCTTTGCCATCTTTACTGGAATTCTACAAAATACACTATTTGGACACTACAACCTTGATAGAACCAGTTTCCCGATCCAGGCAGAATAGTGGCGTTATCCTCAGGCAGGAGGAAGCCGAGTATGTGCGAGCTCTCTTTGACTTTAATGGAAATGATGAAGAAGATCTTCCATTTAAGAAAGGAGACATACTGAGAATCCGGGATAAGCCTGAAGAGCAATGGTGGAATGCAGAAGACAGCGAAGGAAAGAGGGGAATGATACCTGTTCCTTACGTCGAGAAGTATAGACCTTCCTCTGCTTCAGTATCTACTCTGATTGGAGGTAACCAGGATAGTTCCCACCCACAACCACTGGGTGGGCCGGAGCCAGGGCCCTATGCCCAGCCCAGCATCAACACTCCGCTCCCTAACCTTCAGAATGGCCCTATTTATGCCCGGGTTATCCAGAAGCGAGTCCCTAATGCCTACGACAAGACAGCCTTGGCTTTGGAG CAGAACTCTGCCATTTTGACCTTACCAAAGAGGAGTacttggaataaaaccacagcatACAGAAGTCTTCACATGAACCTACAGTTTTGCTTTGAAGCATATGGgaaatattta GTCGGTGAGCTGGTAAAGGTCACAAAGATTAACGTGAGTGGTCAGTGGGAAGGAGAGTGTAATGGCAGACGTGGTCACTTTCCATTCACACACGTCCGCCTGCTGGATCAACAGAATCCTGACGAGGACTTCAGCTGA
- the CRK gene encoding adapter molecule crk isoform X5 → MAGQFDSEDRASWYWGRLSRAEAVSLLQGQRHGTFLVRDSGTIPGDFVLSVSESSRVSHYIVNSLGPAGGRRAGGEGPGAPGLNPTRFRIGDQEFDSLPSLLEFYKIHYLDTTTLIEPVSRSRQNSGVILRQEEAEYVRALFDFNGNDEEDLPFKKGDILRIRDKPEEQWWNAEDSEGKRGMIPVPYVEKYRPSSASVSTLIGGR, encoded by the exons ATGGCCGGGCAGTTCGACTCCGAGGACCGGGCGAGCTGGTACTGGGGGCGGCTGAGCCGGGCCGAGGCGGTGTCGCTGCTGCAGGGGCAACGCCACGGGACCTTCCTGGTGCGCGACTCGGGCACCATCCCCGGCGACTTCGTGCTCTCGGTGTCCGAGAGCTCCCGCGTTTCGCACTACATCGTCAACAGCCTGGGGCCGGCGGGAGGCCGACGGGCCGGCGGCGAGGGCCCTGGGGCCCCGG GGTTGAATCCCACCAGATTTCGAATAGGTGACCAAGAGTTTGATTCTTTGCCATCTTTACTGGAATTCTACAAAATACACTATTTGGACACTACAACCTTGATAGAACCAGTTTCCCGATCCAGGCAGAATAGTGGCGTTATCCTCAGGCAGGAGGAAGCCGAGTATGTGCGAGCTCTCTTTGACTTTAATGGAAATGATGAAGAAGATCTTCCATTTAAGAAAGGAGACATACTGAGAATCCGGGATAAGCCTGAAGAGCAATGGTGGAATGCAGAAGACAGCGAAGGAAAGAGGGGAATGATACCTGTTCCTTACGTCGAGAAGTATAGACCTTCCTCTGCTTCAGTATCTACTCTGATTGGAG GTCGGTGA
- the CRK gene encoding adapter molecule crk isoform X4 codes for MAGQFDSEDRASWYWGRLSRAEAVSLLQGQRHGTFLVRDSGTIPGDFVLSVSESSRVSHYIVNSLGPAGGRRAGGEGPGAPGLNPTRFRIGDQEFDSLPSLLEFYKIHYLDTTTLIEPVSRSRQNSGVILRQEEAEYVRALFDFNGNDEEDLPFKKGDILRIRDKPEEQWWNAEDSEGKRGMIPVPYVEKYRPSSASVSTLIGGNQDSSHPQPLGGPEPGPYAQPSINTPLPNLQNGPIYARVIQKRVPNAYDKTALALE; via the exons ATGGCCGGGCAGTTCGACTCCGAGGACCGGGCGAGCTGGTACTGGGGGCGGCTGAGCCGGGCCGAGGCGGTGTCGCTGCTGCAGGGGCAACGCCACGGGACCTTCCTGGTGCGCGACTCGGGCACCATCCCCGGCGACTTCGTGCTCTCGGTGTCCGAGAGCTCCCGCGTTTCGCACTACATCGTCAACAGCCTGGGGCCGGCGGGAGGCCGACGGGCCGGCGGCGAGGGCCCTGGGGCCCCGG GGTTGAATCCCACCAGATTTCGAATAGGTGACCAAGAGTTTGATTCTTTGCCATCTTTACTGGAATTCTACAAAATACACTATTTGGACACTACAACCTTGATAGAACCAGTTTCCCGATCCAGGCAGAATAGTGGCGTTATCCTCAGGCAGGAGGAAGCCGAGTATGTGCGAGCTCTCTTTGACTTTAATGGAAATGATGAAGAAGATCTTCCATTTAAGAAAGGAGACATACTGAGAATCCGGGATAAGCCTGAAGAGCAATGGTGGAATGCAGAAGACAGCGAAGGAAAGAGGGGAATGATACCTGTTCCTTACGTCGAGAAGTATAGACCTTCCTCTGCTTCAGTATCTACTCTGATTGGAGGTAACCAGGATAGTTCCCACCCACAACCACTGGGTGGGCCGGAGCCAGGGCCCTATGCCCAGCCCAGCATCAACACTCCGCTCCCTAACCTTCAGAATGGCCCTATTTATGCCCGGGTTATCCAGAAGCGAGTCCCTAATGCCTACGACAAGACAGCCTTGGCTTTGGAG tAG
- the CRK gene encoding adapter molecule crk isoform X2: MAGQFDSEDRASWYWGRLSRAEAVSLLQGQRHGTFLVRDSGTIPGDFVLSVSESSRVSHYIVNSLGPAGGRRAGGEGPGAPGLNPTRFRIGDQEFDSLPSLLEFYKIHYLDTTTLIEPVSRSRQNSGVILRQEEAEYVRALFDFNGNDEEDLPFKKGDILRIRDKPEEQWWNAEDSEGKRGMIPVPYVEKYRPSSASVSTLIGGNQDSSHPQPLGGPEPGPYAQPSINTPLPNLQNGPIYARVIQKRVPNAYDKTALALEVGELVKVTKINVSGQWEGECNGRRGHFPFTHVRLLDQQNPDEDFS, encoded by the exons ATGGCCGGGCAGTTCGACTCCGAGGACCGGGCGAGCTGGTACTGGGGGCGGCTGAGCCGGGCCGAGGCGGTGTCGCTGCTGCAGGGGCAACGCCACGGGACCTTCCTGGTGCGCGACTCGGGCACCATCCCCGGCGACTTCGTGCTCTCGGTGTCCGAGAGCTCCCGCGTTTCGCACTACATCGTCAACAGCCTGGGGCCGGCGGGAGGCCGACGGGCCGGCGGCGAGGGCCCTGGGGCCCCGG GGTTGAATCCCACCAGATTTCGAATAGGTGACCAAGAGTTTGATTCTTTGCCATCTTTACTGGAATTCTACAAAATACACTATTTGGACACTACAACCTTGATAGAACCAGTTTCCCGATCCAGGCAGAATAGTGGCGTTATCCTCAGGCAGGAGGAAGCCGAGTATGTGCGAGCTCTCTTTGACTTTAATGGAAATGATGAAGAAGATCTTCCATTTAAGAAAGGAGACATACTGAGAATCCGGGATAAGCCTGAAGAGCAATGGTGGAATGCAGAAGACAGCGAAGGAAAGAGGGGAATGATACCTGTTCCTTACGTCGAGAAGTATAGACCTTCCTCTGCTTCAGTATCTACTCTGATTGGAGGTAACCAGGATAGTTCCCACCCACAACCACTGGGTGGGCCGGAGCCAGGGCCCTATGCCCAGCCCAGCATCAACACTCCGCTCCCTAACCTTCAGAATGGCCCTATTTATGCCCGGGTTATCCAGAAGCGAGTCCCTAATGCCTACGACAAGACAGCCTTGGCTTTGGAG GTCGGTGAGCTGGTAAAGGTCACAAAGATTAACGTGAGTGGTCAGTGGGAAGGAGAGTGTAATGGCAGACGTGGTCACTTTCCATTCACACACGTCCGCCTGCTGGATCAACAGAATCCTGACGAGGACTTCAGCTGA
- the CRK gene encoding adapter molecule crk isoform X1 — protein sequence MAGQFDSEDRASWYWGRLSRAEAVSLLQGQRHGTFLVRDSGTIPGDFVLSVSESSRVSHYIVNSLGPAGGRRAGGEGPGAPGLNPTRFRIGDQEFDSLPSLLEFYKIHYLDTTTLIEPVSRSRQNSGVILRQEEAEYVRALFDFNGNDEEDLPFKKGDILRIRDKPEEQWWNAEDSEGKRGMIPVPYVEKYRPSSASVSTLIGGNQDSSHPQPLGGPEPGPYAQPSINTPLPNLQNGPIYARVIQKRVPNAYDKTALALEQNSAILTLPKRSTWNKTTAYRSLHMNLQFCFEAYGKYLVLKLLMKTETNLAL from the exons ATGGCCGGGCAGTTCGACTCCGAGGACCGGGCGAGCTGGTACTGGGGGCGGCTGAGCCGGGCCGAGGCGGTGTCGCTGCTGCAGGGGCAACGCCACGGGACCTTCCTGGTGCGCGACTCGGGCACCATCCCCGGCGACTTCGTGCTCTCGGTGTCCGAGAGCTCCCGCGTTTCGCACTACATCGTCAACAGCCTGGGGCCGGCGGGAGGCCGACGGGCCGGCGGCGAGGGCCCTGGGGCCCCGG GGTTGAATCCCACCAGATTTCGAATAGGTGACCAAGAGTTTGATTCTTTGCCATCTTTACTGGAATTCTACAAAATACACTATTTGGACACTACAACCTTGATAGAACCAGTTTCCCGATCCAGGCAGAATAGTGGCGTTATCCTCAGGCAGGAGGAAGCCGAGTATGTGCGAGCTCTCTTTGACTTTAATGGAAATGATGAAGAAGATCTTCCATTTAAGAAAGGAGACATACTGAGAATCCGGGATAAGCCTGAAGAGCAATGGTGGAATGCAGAAGACAGCGAAGGAAAGAGGGGAATGATACCTGTTCCTTACGTCGAGAAGTATAGACCTTCCTCTGCTTCAGTATCTACTCTGATTGGAGGTAACCAGGATAGTTCCCACCCACAACCACTGGGTGGGCCGGAGCCAGGGCCCTATGCCCAGCCCAGCATCAACACTCCGCTCCCTAACCTTCAGAATGGCCCTATTTATGCCCGGGTTATCCAGAAGCGAGTCCCTAATGCCTACGACAAGACAGCCTTGGCTTTGGAG CAGAACTCTGCCATTTTGACCTTACCAAAGAGGAGTacttggaataaaaccacagcatACAGAAGTCTTCACATGAACCTACAGTTTTGCTTTGAAGCATATGGgaaatatttagttttaaaacttCTGATGAAGACTGAGACAAATCTGGCTTTATAG
- the CRK gene encoding adapter molecule crk isoform X3: protein MAGQFDSEDRASWYWGRLSRAEAVSLLQGQRHGTFLVRDSGTIPGDFVLSVSESSRVSHYIVNSLGPAGGRRAGGEGPGAPGLNPTRFRIGDQEFDSLPSLLEFYKIHYLDTTTLIEPVSRSRQNSGVILRQEEAEYVRALFDFNGNDEEDLPFKKGDILRIRDKPEEQWWNAEDSEGKRGMIPVPYVEKYRPSSASVSTLIGGNQDSSHPQPLGGPEPGPYAQPSINTPLPNLQNGPIYARVIQKRVPNAYDKTALALEQNPTTLPTSVW, encoded by the exons ATGGCCGGGCAGTTCGACTCCGAGGACCGGGCGAGCTGGTACTGGGGGCGGCTGAGCCGGGCCGAGGCGGTGTCGCTGCTGCAGGGGCAACGCCACGGGACCTTCCTGGTGCGCGACTCGGGCACCATCCCCGGCGACTTCGTGCTCTCGGTGTCCGAGAGCTCCCGCGTTTCGCACTACATCGTCAACAGCCTGGGGCCGGCGGGAGGCCGACGGGCCGGCGGCGAGGGCCCTGGGGCCCCGG GGTTGAATCCCACCAGATTTCGAATAGGTGACCAAGAGTTTGATTCTTTGCCATCTTTACTGGAATTCTACAAAATACACTATTTGGACACTACAACCTTGATAGAACCAGTTTCCCGATCCAGGCAGAATAGTGGCGTTATCCTCAGGCAGGAGGAAGCCGAGTATGTGCGAGCTCTCTTTGACTTTAATGGAAATGATGAAGAAGATCTTCCATTTAAGAAAGGAGACATACTGAGAATCCGGGATAAGCCTGAAGAGCAATGGTGGAATGCAGAAGACAGCGAAGGAAAGAGGGGAATGATACCTGTTCCTTACGTCGAGAAGTATAGACCTTCCTCTGCTTCAGTATCTACTCTGATTGGAGGTAACCAGGATAGTTCCCACCCACAACCACTGGGTGGGCCGGAGCCAGGGCCCTATGCCCAGCCCAGCATCAACACTCCGCTCCCTAACCTTCAGAATGGCCCTATTTATGCCCGGGTTATCCAGAAGCGAGTCCCTAATGCCTACGACAAGACAGCCTTGGCTTTGGAG CAGAACCCCACAACACTGCCCACCTCAGTTTGGTAG